A DNA window from Drosophila pseudoobscura strain MV-25-SWS-2005 chromosome 2, UCI_Dpse_MV25, whole genome shotgun sequence contains the following coding sequences:
- the LOC4802104 gene encoding histone-lysine N-methyltransferase SETMAR isoform X4, with product MAQSRMVVNDDYEHPDHLEYILESVLMPSDESLDFNLLRNDYNSVLLHKCQCDKGGCANNERCSHGGNIPIVECNSFCVRTKVSIPCGAFICEYAGEILTISEAKRRIVTNKKLGSMNYVLILNEYTKTDDCYEDKRQVTIIDPSRRGNIGRYINHSCDPNCHITAVRIDCPIPKICVFAARSILAQEELCFHYGGEDRYVEDQASDSKACLCSADSCAGFMPNSKII from the exons ATGGCACAATCTCGAATGGTAGTGAATGACGACTAtgaacacccagatcatctaGAATATATTCTAGAATCCGTTCTGATGCCCAGTGATGAAAGCTTAGATTTCAATCTGTTAAGGAACGATTACAACTCTGTGCTTTTACACAAATGTCAATGCGATAAAGGCGGTTGTGCAAATAATGAAAGATGCTCACACGGTG GCAATATCCCAATTGTGGAGTGCAATTCCTTCT GTGTCCGCACGAAAGTAAGCATTCCTTGTGGTGCCTTCATCTGCGAATATGCAGGGGAAATTCTAACTATTTCTGAGGCCAAACGACGCATAGTTACCAACAAAAAACTGGGATCAATGAATTATGTGCTAATACTCAACGAATACACTAAGACCGATGACTGCTATGAAGATAAACGACAAGTCACCATTATAGATCCTTCTCGACGTGGAAATATTGGACGCTATATTAACCACAGCTGTGACCCCAATTGTCATATAACAGCGGTACGAATAGACTGTCCCATACCAAAAATAT GTGTTTTCGCAGCACGCAGCATTCTTGCTCAAGAAGAACTGTGCTTTCATTACGGTGGAGAAGATCGATACGTAGAAGATCAAGCAAGTGATAGCAAGGCTTGCCTCTGCAGTGCTGATAGTTGTGCTGGTTTTATGCCAAATTCTAAAATAATATAG
- the LOC4802104 gene encoding histone-lysine N-methyltransferase SETMAR isoform X2: MAQSRMVVNDDYEHPDHLEYILESVLMPSDESLDFNLLRNDYNSVLLHKCQCDKGGCANNERCSHGGNIPIVECNSFCECRIEFCTNRLVQYGPRANLEVFNSPTYKSKGVRTKVSIPCGAFICEYAGEILTISEAKRRIVTNKKLGSMNYVLILNEYTKTDDCYEDKRQVTIIDPSRRGNIGRYINHSCDPNCHITAVRIDCPIPKICVFAARSILAQEELCFHYGGEDRYVEDQASDSKACLCSADSCAGFMPNSKII, from the exons ATGGCACAATCTCGAATGGTAGTGAATGACGACTAtgaacacccagatcatctaGAATATATTCTAGAATCCGTTCTGATGCCCAGTGATGAAAGCTTAGATTTCAATCTGTTAAGGAACGATTACAACTCTGTGCTTTTACACAAATGTCAATGCGATAAAGGCGGTTGTGCAAATAATGAAAGATGCTCACACGGTG GCAATATCCCAATTGTGGAGTGCAATTCCTTCTGTGAGTGTCGGATCGAGTTTTGCACTAATCGACTTGTGCAGTACGGTCCAAGAGCAAATTTGGAAGTATTTAATTCTCCGACTTACAAATCAAAAGGTGTCCGCACGAAAGTAAGCATTCCTTGTGGTGCCTTCATCTGCGAATATGCAGGGGAAATTCTAACTATTTCTGAGGCCAAACGACGCATAGTTACCAACAAAAAACTGGGATCAATGAATTATGTGCTAATACTCAACGAATACACTAAGACCGATGACTGCTATGAAGATAAACGACAAGTCACCATTATAGATCCTTCTCGACGTGGAAATATTGGACGCTATATTAACCACAGCTGTGACCCCAATTGTCATATAACAGCGGTACGAATAGACTGTCCCATACCAAAAATAT GTGTTTTCGCAGCACGCAGCATTCTTGCTCAAGAAGAACTGTGCTTTCATTACGGTGGAGAAGATCGATACGTAGAAGATCAAGCAAGTGATAGCAAGGCTTGCCTCTGCAGTGCTGATAGTTGTGCTGGTTTTATGCCAAATTCTAAAATAATATAG
- the LOC4802104 gene encoding probable histone-lysine N-methyltransferase set-23 isoform X1, translated as MAQSRMVVNDDYEHPDHLEYILESVLMPSDESLDFNLLRNDYNSVLLHKCQCDKGGCANNERCSHGGAYEYCPDGKELIQRQTNKTGNIPIVECNSFCECRIEFCTNRLVQYGPRANLEVFNSPTYKSKGVRTKVSIPCGAFICEYAGEILTISEAKRRIVTNKKLGSMNYVLILNEYTKTDDCYEDKRQVTIIDPSRRGNIGRYINHSCDPNCHITAVRIDCPIPKICVFAARSILAQEELCFHYGGEDRYVEDQASDSKACLCSADSCAGFMPNSKII; from the exons ATGGCACAATCTCGAATGGTAGTGAATGACGACTAtgaacacccagatcatctaGAATATATTCTAGAATCCGTTCTGATGCCCAGTGATGAAAGCTTAGATTTCAATCTGTTAAGGAACGATTACAACTCTGTGCTTTTACACAAATGTCAATGCGATAAAGGCGGTTGTGCAAATAATGAAAGATGCTCACACGGTGGTGCGTATGAGTACTGTCCAGATGGAAAAGAATTGATTCAAAGGCAGACTAACAAAACAGGCAATATCCCAATTGTGGAGTGCAATTCCTTCTGTGAGTGTCGGATCGAGTTTTGCACTAATCGACTTGTGCAGTACGGTCCAAGAGCAAATTTGGAAGTATTTAATTCTCCGACTTACAAATCAAAAGGTGTCCGCACGAAAGTAAGCATTCCTTGTGGTGCCTTCATCTGCGAATATGCAGGGGAAATTCTAACTATTTCTGAGGCCAAACGACGCATAGTTACCAACAAAAAACTGGGATCAATGAATTATGTGCTAATACTCAACGAATACACTAAGACCGATGACTGCTATGAAGATAAACGACAAGTCACCATTATAGATCCTTCTCGACGTGGAAATATTGGACGCTATATTAACCACAGCTGTGACCCCAATTGTCATATAACAGCGGTACGAATAGACTGTCCCATACCAAAAATAT GTGTTTTCGCAGCACGCAGCATTCTTGCTCAAGAAGAACTGTGCTTTCATTACGGTGGAGAAGATCGATACGTAGAAGATCAAGCAAGTGATAGCAAGGCTTGCCTCTGCAGTGCTGATAGTTGTGCTGGTTTTATGCCAAATTCTAAAATAATATAG
- the LOC4802104 gene encoding histone-lysine N-methyltransferase SETMAR isoform X3: MAQSRMVVNDDYEHPDHLEYILESVLMPSDESLDFNLLRNDYNSVLLHKCQCDKGGCANNERCSHGGAYEYCPDGKELIQRQTNKTGNIPIVECNSFCVRTKVSIPCGAFICEYAGEILTISEAKRRIVTNKKLGSMNYVLILNEYTKTDDCYEDKRQVTIIDPSRRGNIGRYINHSCDPNCHITAVRIDCPIPKICVFAARSILAQEELCFHYGGEDRYVEDQASDSKACLCSADSCAGFMPNSKII, translated from the exons ATGGCACAATCTCGAATGGTAGTGAATGACGACTAtgaacacccagatcatctaGAATATATTCTAGAATCCGTTCTGATGCCCAGTGATGAAAGCTTAGATTTCAATCTGTTAAGGAACGATTACAACTCTGTGCTTTTACACAAATGTCAATGCGATAAAGGCGGTTGTGCAAATAATGAAAGATGCTCACACGGTGGTGCGTATGAGTACTGTCCAGATGGAAAAGAATTGATTCAAAGGCAGACTAACAAAACAGGCAATATCCCAATTGTGGAGTGCAATTCCTTCT GTGTCCGCACGAAAGTAAGCATTCCTTGTGGTGCCTTCATCTGCGAATATGCAGGGGAAATTCTAACTATTTCTGAGGCCAAACGACGCATAGTTACCAACAAAAAACTGGGATCAATGAATTATGTGCTAATACTCAACGAATACACTAAGACCGATGACTGCTATGAAGATAAACGACAAGTCACCATTATAGATCCTTCTCGACGTGGAAATATTGGACGCTATATTAACCACAGCTGTGACCCCAATTGTCATATAACAGCGGTACGAATAGACTGTCCCATACCAAAAATAT GTGTTTTCGCAGCACGCAGCATTCTTGCTCAAGAAGAACTGTGCTTTCATTACGGTGGAGAAGATCGATACGTAGAAGATCAAGCAAGTGATAGCAAGGCTTGCCTCTGCAGTGCTGATAGTTGTGCTGGTTTTATGCCAAATTCTAAAATAATATAG
- the LOC4802104 gene encoding histone-lysine N-methyltransferase SETMAR isoform X5 translates to MAQSRMVVNDDYEHPDHLEYILESVLMPSDESLDFNLLRNDYNSVLLHKCQCDKGGCANNERCSHGDPSRRGNIGRYINHSCDPNCHITAVRIDCPIPKICVFAARSILAQEELCFHYGGEDRYVEDQASDSKACLCSADSCAGFMPNSKII, encoded by the exons ATGGCACAATCTCGAATGGTAGTGAATGACGACTAtgaacacccagatcatctaGAATATATTCTAGAATCCGTTCTGATGCCCAGTGATGAAAGCTTAGATTTCAATCTGTTAAGGAACGATTACAACTCTGTGCTTTTACACAAATGTCAATGCGATAAAGGCGGTTGTGCAAATAATGAAAGATGCTCACACGGTG ATCCTTCTCGACGTGGAAATATTGGACGCTATATTAACCACAGCTGTGACCCCAATTGTCATATAACAGCGGTACGAATAGACTGTCCCATACCAAAAATAT GTGTTTTCGCAGCACGCAGCATTCTTGCTCAAGAAGAACTGTGCTTTCATTACGGTGGAGAAGATCGATACGTAGAAGATCAAGCAAGTGATAGCAAGGCTTGCCTCTGCAGTGCTGATAGTTGTGCTGGTTTTATGCCAAATTCTAAAATAATATAG